Proteins encoded together in one Luteimonas fraxinea window:
- a CDS encoding IS1595 family transposase, with amino-acid sequence MTQHYLRSAAYRDFSIHSIYAMSDDEIHAMFARLRWGNNTHQACPACGAWAEHYRRPARQQWRCRDCSRDFSVTSATAFSSRKKSLRSILLATFYYVTGVKGLAGLGLSRMGDYSNKAAHVTLGKLREAIFRTQDFTPLTGIVEIDGGYFGGKPRKPNRRGRRNHQVIVDRIAGRPPKRPWHASGMTRANWEKRRNKRVVMIFRQQGRPGEGAVRSIAAVARSENDKDAAKLIARYVSPDAIIMTDESPAYATVSATHTHYAVRHSREYVSADGVNENQAESFFSRLRRWEYGVSHGVRPAYLADYANEMAWREDVRRFSIRTQVELLLEKALTVGHSRWWRGYYQGKRRGTEILMNQGIPPSSGTGASAQ; translated from the coding sequence ATGACTCAGCACTACCTTCGGAGCGCGGCATACCGCGACTTCTCCATCCATTCGATCTACGCGATGTCAGATGATGAGATCCATGCGATGTTCGCCCGCCTGCGCTGGGGCAACAACACCCACCAAGCCTGCCCCGCCTGTGGGGCTTGGGCAGAGCACTACCGACGGCCTGCCCGCCAGCAGTGGCGCTGCCGGGACTGTAGCCGCGACTTTTCGGTGACCTCGGCCACGGCTTTTTCCAGCAGGAAGAAGTCCCTACGCAGCATTCTCCTGGCCACCTTCTATTACGTCACAGGCGTCAAGGGGCTCGCGGGGCTGGGGCTAAGCCGCATGGGCGACTACTCAAACAAGGCTGCTCACGTCACCCTTGGAAAGCTGCGAGAAGCGATCTTTCGGACCCAGGATTTCACGCCCCTGACCGGTATCGTCGAAATCGACGGAGGCTACTTTGGCGGGAAACCTCGAAAGCCCAACCGTCGCGGTCGGCGCAACCATCAGGTAATTGTCGACCGTATCGCGGGGCGACCTCCAAAGCGTCCATGGCATGCCAGTGGCATGACCCGGGCGAACTGGGAGAAGCGGAGGAACAAGCGCGTAGTGATGATCTTTCGGCAGCAAGGACGGCCAGGAGAGGGCGCAGTGCGGAGTATTGCCGCCGTAGCTCGATCGGAGAACGACAAGGATGCCGCCAAGCTGATCGCACGGTATGTCAGCCCCGACGCCATCATCATGACCGACGAGAGCCCCGCATATGCAACCGTTTCGGCGACCCATACCCACTATGCCGTCAGACACAGCAGAGAGTACGTAAGCGCTGATGGCGTCAATGAGAACCAGGCTGAATCGTTTTTCAGCCGGCTCAGGCGTTGGGAATACGGCGTTTCACACGGTGTGCGGCCGGCATACTTGGCCGATTACGCGAACGAAATGGCGTGGCGTGAGGATGTGCGAAGGTTTTCAATCAGAACCCAAGTGGAACTGCTCTTGGAGAAGGCGCTCACCGTGGGGCATTCCCGCTGGTGGCGCGGGTACTACCAAGGCAAGCGGCGAGGGACTGAGATCCTCATGAATCAAGGTATCCCCCCGTCATCCGGAACGGGTGCGAGCGCCCAGTAA
- a CDS encoding L,D-transpeptidase family protein, with protein sequence MLLVAAPVIAQDAPARDDTVQSADASEALTAESVNAADMDAGDAAMLRTQVLLDRVHFSPGEIDARGGTNTTRAIAAFQRFSGIEANGTLDARTWDALTADAAPALLAHTLTAEDVAGPFVAVPDDMMAQSKQDALGFETIVEALGERFHASPALLRRLNPGSDFKAGTRIVVPNVAEAAPLAEPARVVVSKSDSVVRLVDAGGKVYAQFPASTGTERDPLPIGEWKIEGVATDPTFHYNPDLFWDADPSHAKAALPAGPNNPVGTVWIDLSKPHYGIHGTPEPQNIGKTQSHGCIRMTNWSARRVADVVKPGTVALLEE encoded by the coding sequence ATGCTGCTGGTCGCAGCGCCCGTAATCGCGCAGGACGCCCCCGCACGCGACGACACTGTGCAGAGCGCCGATGCATCCGAGGCGCTGACGGCTGAATCGGTCAATGCGGCGGACATGGACGCCGGCGATGCGGCGATGCTGCGCACGCAGGTGCTGCTCGATCGCGTGCATTTCTCCCCCGGCGAGATCGACGCGCGCGGCGGCACCAACACCACGCGCGCGATCGCCGCATTCCAGCGTTTCAGTGGCATCGAGGCGAACGGCACGCTCGATGCGCGCACCTGGGACGCGTTGACCGCTGACGCTGCGCCCGCGCTGCTCGCGCATACATTGACGGCCGAAGATGTCGCCGGTCCGTTCGTCGCGGTGCCCGACGACATGATGGCGCAGTCGAAGCAGGACGCCTTGGGCTTCGAGACCATCGTCGAAGCCCTCGGCGAACGCTTCCATGCGTCGCCCGCGCTGCTGCGCCGGCTCAATCCCGGCAGCGACTTCAAAGCCGGTACGCGCATCGTCGTCCCGAACGTCGCCGAGGCGGCGCCACTGGCCGAGCCCGCGCGCGTGGTGGTGAGCAAGTCTGATTCGGTCGTACGTCTGGTCGATGCCGGCGGCAAGGTCTACGCGCAGTTCCCCGCGTCGACGGGCACCGAGCGCGATCCGCTGCCAATCGGCGAGTGGAAGATCGAAGGTGTCGCGACCGACCCGACCTTCCACTACAACCCGGACCTGTTCTGGGATGCCGATCCCTCGCACGCGAAGGCCGCGCTGCCGGCCGGCCCGAACAATCCGGTTGGCACGGTGTGGATCGATCTGTCCAAGCCGCATTACGGCATCCACGGCACGCCCGAGCCGCAGAACATCGGCAAGACCCAGTCGCACGGCTGCATCCGCATGACCAATTGGAGCGCGCGTCGCGTTGCCGATGTGGTCAAGCCGGGCACCGTCGCGCTGCTCGAGGAGTAA
- a CDS encoding DMP19 family protein — translation MAPQLSDFDFVEKIYLSGVAARADRGVHCLPWPEQAVVIAWWAKGAIDNGGFSYLYESPVRIDDIERAFREVGAAIAADACVRSKQFFPRGEVPESLSAREALIKSLSNDNGEDPWHDCDRAVWALEDFDSSVANYVRSHPENFQL, via the coding sequence ATGGCCCCCCAATTGTCTGATTTCGATTTTGTTGAAAAAATCTATCTGAGCGGTGTTGCAGCGCGAGCCGACAGGGGCGTGCACTGCCTGCCTTGGCCTGAGCAAGCAGTTGTAATTGCTTGGTGGGCAAAAGGAGCAATAGACAATGGTGGATTTTCCTACCTCTACGAATCTCCAGTGCGTATCGATGATATTGAACGCGCCTTCCGGGAGGTTGGAGCAGCTATTGCAGCTGATGCTTGCGTGAGATCAAAGCAATTTTTCCCTCGTGGCGAAGTTCCAGAAAGCCTCTCAGCGAGAGAGGCTTTGATCAAGAGTTTGAGCAACGACAATGGCGAAGATCCTTGGCACGACTGCGACCGAGCTGTCTGGGCCCTTGAGGATTTTGATTCTTCTGTTGCGAACTATGTGCGCTCGCATCCAGAGAATTTTCAGCTCTGA
- a CDS encoding M23 family metallopeptidase: MKRPGTWIALIAVLLLANVAWFFWQGGPLFERGASQADEVVEVPSSQTVSRGAAAGVTSPPVTVAVIDTPAASPPTAQLAATPIVDAQAPEGLLLPVQGIAITDIHDTFGDARGSERQHEALDIMAPTGTPVLAVADGTIEKLFTSDRGGLTIYQFEPSGQFSYYYAHLQAYAPGLAEGATVKRGDVLGTVGSTGNADPAAPHLHFAIFQLTPEKQWWTGTPLNPYPLLRASDGTAAPSR; encoded by the coding sequence ATGAAACGGCCGGGAACCTGGATCGCGTTGATTGCGGTGCTGCTGCTGGCCAATGTCGCGTGGTTCTTCTGGCAGGGCGGGCCGCTGTTCGAGCGGGGCGCGAGCCAGGCGGATGAAGTGGTCGAGGTGCCGTCTTCGCAGACGGTTTCTCGCGGGGCGGCTGCCGGGGTCACATCTCCGCCGGTCACTGTAGCGGTGATCGACACGCCGGCCGCGTCCCCGCCGACAGCACAGCTGGCCGCCACACCTATCGTGGATGCACAGGCGCCTGAAGGTCTGTTGCTGCCGGTACAGGGCATCGCCATCACCGACATCCACGACACCTTCGGCGATGCACGCGGCAGCGAGCGCCAGCACGAAGCGCTGGACATCATGGCGCCGACCGGCACACCGGTTCTCGCGGTGGCCGACGGCACGATCGAGAAGCTGTTCACCAGTGATCGCGGCGGACTGACGATCTACCAGTTCGAGCCCAGCGGGCAATTTTCGTACTACTACGCGCATCTGCAGGCGTACGCGCCCGGCCTGGCGGAGGGTGCGACGGTGAAGCGCGGCGACGTGCTGGGCACCGTCGGCAGCACCGGCAACGCCGATCCTGCCGCGCCGCATCTGCACTTCGCGATCTTCCAGCTGACGCCGGAAAAACAGTGGTGGACCGGGACACCGCTCAACCCGTATCCGCTGCTGCGTGCGTCGGATGGCACCGCCGCGCCGTCCCGCTGA
- a CDS encoding fasciclin domain-containing protein, whose translation MPPPAEAPVTAPPVATATDPAMSAEADATAQTDNPMVGGAPMFADRDIVTNAATSKDHTTLVAAVQAAGLADTLKGPGPFTVFAPTNAAFEKLPAGAVDGLLKPEMKSDLTKVLTYHVVPGNIDAAALVQQIQAGGGTAKLKTVEGAELTARLDGQTVTLTDAKGDVARVTTADVRQSNGVIHVIDTVLMP comes from the coding sequence ATGCCGCCGCCGGCCGAAGCCCCGGTTACAGCACCGCCGGTCGCCACGGCCACGGATCCGGCGATGTCCGCCGAAGCCGACGCCACCGCGCAGACCGACAACCCGATGGTCGGCGGTGCGCCGATGTTCGCCGACCGCGACATCGTCACCAATGCCGCGACCTCGAAGGACCACACCACGCTCGTCGCCGCGGTCCAGGCCGCCGGTCTCGCCGACACGCTGAAGGGCCCGGGTCCGTTCACCGTGTTCGCGCCGACCAACGCTGCGTTCGAAAAGCTTCCGGCCGGTGCCGTCGACGGCCTGCTGAAGCCGGAAATGAAGTCCGACCTGACCAAGGTGCTGACCTATCACGTGGTGCCGGGCAACATCGACGCCGCCGCACTGGTGCAGCAGATCCAGGCCGGTGGCGGTACCGCCAAGCTCAAGACCGTGGAGGGCGCCGAGCTGACCGCGAGGCTGGATGGCCAGACCGTCACGCTGACCGACGCCAAGGGCGACGTGGCCCGTGTGACCACGGCCGACGTGCGTCAGAGCAATGGCGTGATCCACGTGATCGACACGGTGCTGATGCCGTAA
- a CDS encoding very short patch repair endonuclease — protein sequence MTGDELRSRTMRAVRSKDTQPELIVRRLAHALGFRFRLHRKDLPGSPDLVFPARKKVIFVNGCFWHGHDCARGNRQPKTNADYWFAKIARNKVRDARALEQLRNTGWNTLVLWECELKDLGSLKRILENFLTRAWDQQTPELQR from the coding sequence ATGACGGGCGATGAGCTTCGTTCGCGCACCATGCGGGCGGTGCGATCGAAAGACACGCAGCCAGAGCTGATAGTTCGACGGCTTGCCCACGCGCTGGGATTTCGTTTCCGCCTGCACCGGAAGGACCTGCCGGGCTCACCTGATCTGGTCTTTCCCGCCCGCAAGAAAGTGATCTTCGTGAATGGCTGTTTCTGGCACGGGCATGACTGTGCCAGAGGTAATCGCCAACCGAAAACCAACGCTGACTATTGGTTCGCAAAGATTGCGCGGAACAAGGTTCGCGATGCGCGGGCGCTCGAGCAGTTGCGCAACACTGGATGGAACACTCTCGTGCTGTGGGAATGTGAACTGAAAGATCTAGGCTCGCTGAAACGAATTCTAGAAAACTTTCTCACTAGGGCTTGGGACCAACAGACCCCTGAACTCCAGAGGTAG
- a CDS encoding ABC transporter ATP-binding protein has product MHDGTPTQDETERAGHALDVTELGKRVALPSGELTILQDVAFRIGHGDTVAIVGASGSGKSTLLSLLAGLDTPSTGTVVLDGAPISTLDEDGRAKVRGEKVGFVFQSFQLLPSLTALENVMLPLELRGDREVEGPARDVLARVGLAERLGHYPRQLSGGEQQRVALARAFVTRPSLLFADEPTGNLDTATGQSIIELLFALNADAGTTLVLVTHDDHLAQRCKRRLRIDSGRLVADEAMTA; this is encoded by the coding sequence ATGCACGACGGCACCCCCACGCAAGATGAAACCGAACGCGCCGGTCATGCACTCGACGTCACGGAACTGGGCAAGCGGGTCGCACTGCCGTCGGGCGAGCTGACCATCCTGCAGGACGTCGCGTTCCGCATCGGCCACGGCGACACGGTGGCGATCGTCGGCGCGTCGGGTTCGGGCAAGAGCACGCTGCTGTCGTTGCTTGCCGGTCTGGATACGCCGAGTACCGGCACCGTCGTGCTAGACGGCGCGCCGATCTCGACGCTCGACGAGGACGGCCGCGCGAAGGTGCGCGGCGAGAAGGTCGGCTTCGTGTTCCAGAGCTTCCAGCTGCTGCCGTCACTGACTGCGCTGGAGAACGTGATGCTGCCGCTCGAGTTGCGCGGCGATCGCGAAGTGGAAGGTCCGGCGCGCGACGTGCTCGCGCGCGTGGGCTTGGCCGAGCGCCTCGGCCATTACCCGCGTCAGCTCTCCGGCGGCGAGCAGCAGCGCGTGGCACTGGCGCGCGCGTTCGTGACCCGGCCGTCGCTGCTGTTCGCCGACGAACCCACCGGCAACCTCGACACCGCGACCGGCCAGTCGATCATCGAACTGCTGTTCGCGCTCAACGCCGACGCCGGCACCACGCTGGTGCTGGTCACCCACGACGACCATCTGGCGCAGCGCTGCAAGCGCCGCCTGCGCATCGACAGCGGTCGTCTGGTCGCCGACGAGGCGATGACCGCATGA
- a CDS encoding RHS repeat-associated core domain-containing protein yields MNSYGACVNEWAVASIVTTVSECPTQGASSGLVGNPCDVKTGEKVQNEEDFELDWVDLSRTYRSGVAYSTGGFGAGWLHTHGMRLAIESAQIGLIESTGYTAQFQKAGDDFISTNGSGERIVKNGLHWILGRGDGTYSFDETGRLNSRVQADGSALLYSYDEYKRLERISSLQGRSIQFNYLGNSADALIVGISTNGVQLAEYSYNDGILESVIFPDGTSRVYHYEDPRFKRHLTGITAENGLRYGMYAYDSEGRVTSSQHAGGVAGVSLTYSQTGTAVIDSLGELTTYVMTDAGGGTPKVSSVTDSAGSINYQYYDRSTDFRRRLRSVTDRKGTESVHTYGEIVDAATARPASVHAVTEAFGLPEQRIIEEHTDLASNRLLVSSLGDREQRYTYNTRFQPISITTTDRGSNESRTTAYAYCEAADVSTPGSSCPIEGLLRTIDGPRTDISDITSFMYYSSDAPACSTTPSACSYRRGDLWRVTNALGQAREVLTYDEAGRQLSVKDINGVITNFEYHPRGWLTASHVQGAGNDDRSTQIAYWPTGMVQRVTHPNGAYTEYDYDAAHRLTAIRDNAGNTIAYTLDNAGNRVAEDINDSSGTLRRTLSRVFNQLGQLVTQADSGDNPTDVTYDPNGNSLTITDPLGRQTANTYDGLNRLKSALQDVGGIDAATDFEYDAFDNLTKVTDPKGLETRYTFNAFGNLRSLESPDTGTTTYLYDSSGNRIGQLDARGQASSYTYDALNRLTRVAYTGAPELDIVYVYDAVQPDCAAGEGHSVGRMTAVIDVTGGTQYCYDRFGNVVRKVQVTNGQTFVVRYAYDKANRLRQLTYPDGTVADYVRDEQGRITEVAATSPGGVREILLTDASYYPFGPSAGWTYGNGRTLSRSHDLDYRAASIQDTAAGGMDLGFSYDAVGQLSHLRSAALTDPPRVQFDYDPLGRLTAFRDGETQTLIEQYAYDATGNRTTFASSSGIQAYAYAADSHLLASVAGVPRTYDVAGSTVTDGMGRTFTYNAANRLVSVAQNGSQRRQYSYNGRGERVRSYLGLEDITSVYDEAGHWLGDYDIAATPLQQAIWLDDAPVGLLVGGAAASGRLHYVQPDHLGTPRVVIEPARNVPVWRWDLASEAFGNSPPHQDPDGDGGVFVLDKRFPGQRHDAASGLNYNYFRDYDPMVGRYSQSDPTGLAGGISTYSYVGADPISFFDPFGLQGHHYVPRQIYNRYNFPPEARRVFQRSTTGKVTHYYDRGHRSYNQAVGTYVDDFIRRNNIDPSKMTAQQAQQCVDEVKASQQPDIKNYLEHLRGGGGLFRVPMICLFCSILLPMPEDGPDYDGPPIV; encoded by the coding sequence ATGAATTCTTACGGCGCATGCGTGAATGAATGGGCAGTTGCTAGCATAGTAACAACAGTCAGCGAATGTCCTACACAAGGGGCATCTTCAGGTCTTGTAGGAAATCCATGCGACGTAAAGACGGGTGAAAAAGTTCAGAACGAAGAAGACTTTGAGCTGGATTGGGTAGACCTATCCCGCACCTACCGCTCAGGCGTGGCGTATTCGACCGGTGGTTTTGGAGCAGGTTGGCTGCATACGCACGGAATGCGATTGGCGATTGAATCTGCCCAGATTGGTCTGATCGAGAGCACTGGGTATACGGCGCAGTTCCAAAAGGCTGGTGATGATTTTATCTCTACCAACGGCAGCGGGGAGCGAATTGTTAAGAACGGGCTCCATTGGATTCTCGGTCGCGGAGATGGAACTTACAGCTTCGATGAGACTGGACGCCTGAATTCTCGCGTTCAGGCTGACGGCAGCGCACTTCTTTACTCTTACGACGAGTATAAGAGGCTGGAAAGGATCTCGTCACTGCAAGGGCGCTCGATCCAATTTAATTATCTGGGAAATTCAGCTGATGCTCTGATTGTAGGCATCTCAACTAACGGAGTTCAGCTGGCAGAATACAGTTACAATGATGGCATACTTGAATCGGTAATCTTTCCGGATGGTACATCCCGGGTCTACCATTATGAAGATCCCCGTTTTAAGAGACATTTAACCGGCATCACCGCTGAGAATGGCCTGCGTTATGGCATGTACGCTTACGATTCCGAAGGACGCGTAACATCGAGTCAACATGCCGGGGGTGTAGCGGGTGTCTCCCTCACTTACTCACAAACGGGCACCGCGGTTATCGATTCGCTAGGCGAGTTGACGACGTACGTCATGACTGATGCGGGTGGTGGCACCCCGAAGGTCTCCTCGGTCACTGACAGCGCGGGATCGATTAATTACCAATACTATGACCGTTCTACAGACTTCCGGCGTCGGCTTAGAAGTGTTACTGACCGAAAAGGAACTGAGTCAGTTCACACCTATGGGGAAATAGTTGACGCCGCAACTGCTCGCCCAGCGAGCGTCCATGCCGTAACAGAAGCATTCGGTCTGCCCGAGCAGCGGATCATTGAGGAGCACACTGACCTTGCCAGCAATCGCTTACTAGTTAGTTCTTTGGGCGATCGTGAGCAGCGTTATACGTACAACACCCGCTTCCAGCCCATCTCAATTACGACGACGGACCGAGGCTCGAATGAATCCCGCACGACGGCCTATGCCTATTGTGAGGCCGCAGATGTTTCGACGCCGGGGAGCTCCTGCCCGATCGAAGGCTTGCTCAGAACAATCGATGGGCCGCGGACTGACATATCAGACATCACTTCCTTTATGTACTACTCGAGTGATGCCCCGGCCTGCTCCACAACGCCTTCTGCTTGCTCTTACCGAAGGGGTGATCTGTGGCGTGTAACGAACGCGCTTGGCCAGGCCAGAGAAGTACTAACCTACGACGAGGCAGGTCGGCAACTCTCGGTCAAAGATATCAACGGCGTGATTACCAATTTTGAGTACCACCCTCGCGGCTGGCTCACCGCAAGCCATGTGCAGGGCGCCGGTAACGATGACCGGAGCACCCAGATCGCCTACTGGCCCACAGGCATGGTTCAGCGCGTCACCCATCCAAACGGTGCTTACACCGAGTACGACTACGATGCCGCGCACCGCCTGACCGCCATCCGAGACAACGCCGGCAACACCATCGCCTACACGCTGGATAATGCCGGTAACCGTGTGGCTGAAGATATCAATGATAGCAGTGGCACTCTACGAAGGACGCTTTCGCGTGTTTTCAACCAGTTGGGGCAACTCGTCACGCAGGCTGATTCCGGAGACAACCCGACCGACGTCACGTACGACCCCAACGGAAATTCGCTAACGATCACCGACCCGCTAGGACGGCAGACGGCCAACACCTACGACGGTTTGAACCGCCTAAAGTCTGCACTGCAGGACGTCGGTGGAATCGACGCGGCTACGGATTTTGAGTACGACGCATTCGATAATCTGACCAAAGTAACAGACCCAAAAGGACTAGAAACAAGGTACACCTTCAACGCGTTCGGGAATCTACGGTCTCTTGAGAGCCCAGACACTGGCACCACGACTTATTTGTATGACAGTTCAGGCAATCGGATCGGGCAGCTAGACGCGCGAGGACAAGCCAGCAGTTACACCTACGACGCACTCAATCGCCTGACGCGCGTTGCCTACACGGGCGCACCTGAACTCGACATCGTCTATGTCTATGACGCCGTGCAGCCTGACTGTGCTGCCGGGGAAGGCCATTCAGTTGGCCGTATGACGGCGGTGATCGACGTCACCGGCGGCACCCAGTACTGTTACGACCGCTTCGGCAATGTCGTGCGCAAGGTGCAGGTCACCAACGGCCAAACTTTCGTAGTGCGCTATGCGTATGACAAGGCAAACCGGCTCCGTCAGCTTACCTACCCCGACGGGACGGTAGCAGATTATGTGCGCGACGAGCAGGGCCGCATAACGGAGGTGGCGGCGACGTCCCCGGGAGGGGTGCGCGAGATACTACTTACCGACGCAAGTTATTATCCGTTCGGCCCTTCGGCGGGCTGGACATATGGCAACGGTCGTACGCTTTCCAGAAGCCATGACCTCGATTATCGAGCAGCGTCGATCCAGGACACTGCCGCAGGAGGTATGGATCTTGGATTTAGCTACGATGCGGTTGGTCAGTTGTCACATCTCCGGTCGGCCGCGCTCACGGACCCGCCACGCGTCCAGTTTGATTATGATCCCTTGGGCCGACTGACTGCTTTCCGCGACGGGGAAACCCAAACCCTGATAGAGCAATATGCCTACGACGCTACTGGCAATCGGACCACGTTCGCAAGCTCCAGCGGCATTCAGGCGTACGCATATGCTGCCGACAGCCATCTTTTGGCGTCTGTTGCCGGGGTGCCGCGCACGTACGATGTCGCCGGCAGCACTGTTACAGATGGTATGGGGAGAACCTTCACCTACAACGCAGCCAATCGGCTAGTCAGCGTCGCGCAGAACGGGAGCCAGCGGCGCCAGTACAGCTATAACGGCAGGGGCGAACGGGTCCGCAGCTATCTTGGCTTGGAAGACATCACAAGTGTTTATGATGAAGCTGGCCACTGGCTAGGTGATTACGACATTGCAGCAACGCCGCTGCAGCAAGCCATATGGCTAGATGATGCCCCAGTGGGGTTGTTGGTCGGCGGCGCCGCCGCCAGTGGTCGCCTTCACTATGTGCAACCAGACCATTTGGGGACTCCGCGAGTGGTGATCGAACCGGCCCGTAATGTTCCGGTTTGGCGCTGGGATCTCGCGAGTGAGGCTTTTGGCAACAGCCCTCCCCATCAAGACCCGGACGGTGACGGCGGCGTCTTCGTGCTTGATAAGCGTTTTCCAGGGCAGCGGCATGATGCTGCCTCTGGACTCAACTACAACTATTTTCGTGACTACGATCCGATGGTTGGTAGATACTCGCAAAGCGATCCAACTGGGTTGGCAGGAGGAATCAGCACGTACTCTTATGTTGGTGCCGATCCGATCTCGTTCTTCGACCCCTTTGGACTTCAAGGGCATCACTACGTTCCTCGCCAGATCTATAATCGTTACAACTTCCCGCCTGAAGCGAGACGTGTTTTTCAGAGGTCGACTACCGGCAAGGTGACGCACTATTACGACCGGGGCCATCGCTCTTACAATCAAGCCGTAGGAACTTATGTCGATGATTTCATTAGGCGAAATAACATTGATCCTTCGAAGATGACAGCACAGCAGGCGCAACAATGTGTGGACGAGGTTAAGGCGTCCCAGCAGCCAGATATTAAGAATTACTTGGAACACTTGCGAGGCGGTGGAGGGCTTTTTCGAGTACCGATGATTTGCCTGTTCTGCAGTATTCTGCTTCCCATGCCAGAGGACGGACCCGATTACGATGGCCCCCCAATTGTCTGA
- a CDS encoding arylesterase, whose amino-acid sequence MGDSLSAGYGMSAGEGWVSQLQQRLQRDAPGWRVVNASISGETSAGGASRISETVVREQPDIVIIALGANDGLRGLPLADARRNLARMIGASQHVGAKVLLVGMRMPPNLGADYTRGFEDNYRLLAKTFDTALLPFLLEPIASDRGNFQDDNLHPTAAVQGQLLDHVWPALQPLLD is encoded by the coding sequence ATGGGTGATTCACTCTCCGCGGGCTACGGCATGTCCGCTGGCGAAGGCTGGGTGTCGCAGCTGCAGCAGCGCCTGCAGCGCGATGCGCCCGGCTGGCGCGTGGTCAACGCGAGCATCTCCGGCGAGACCAGTGCCGGCGGAGCGTCGCGGATTTCCGAAACAGTGGTCCGCGAGCAGCCCGACATCGTGATCATCGCGCTCGGTGCCAACGACGGCCTGCGCGGCCTGCCGCTGGCGGACGCGCGTCGCAACCTCGCGCGGATGATCGGTGCGTCCCAGCACGTGGGCGCCAAGGTGCTCTTGGTCGGCATGCGCATGCCGCCGAACCTCGGCGCCGATTACACGCGCGGCTTCGAGGACAACTACCGCCTGCTGGCGAAGACCTTCGACACCGCGTTGCTGCCGTTCCTGCTCGAACCGATCGCCAGCGATCGCGGGAATTTCCAGGACGACAACCTGCACCCGACCGCCGCAGTGCAGGGGCAGCTGCTCGATCATGTGTGGCCCGCGCTGCAGCCGCTACTGGACTGA